One genomic segment of Streptomyces liangshanensis includes these proteins:
- a CDS encoding aminotransferase class I/II-fold pyridoxal phosphate-dependent enzyme → MTGRRSRLGEDDPVVRDHRVGGVPVLPAAAQIDAVLGLCDTTRPDSRWQLDQVAFLAPLALPAAASRPGQGPDAGPRAGVEVEVTVEDAGCAVRSRPHEDAAWVVHSRARATGHALPPPDYLDVSGLRAGCAEAVPLSEVDAWRAASGITYGPAFRAIRSVHRGPGRILALLREPEDASGARPAGHFVPPALLDSVFQCLGMLDDGTAGACLPWYVGRITARRRISGTVLALVERTDAGAGGGDGAATGTPAAGVVRGRATVCNQQGEILLTLDRITLKSAGPAPGRPRPDAPTPEGAVTTTVWQVAEQHPSPARPTPPTGPSLVVSDRTGDPLTDRQEVVHLAPEDLSEDRVDAVLAGTAFREVVYVAPRGLTEAGEARAALHGVFTLVRRLAAHPPMPDLTFVTHTAQSVTGDERVEPFHTALWGLARTLRAEYPRASVRLVDLGGGDTGHDTAVPPHPLDTLPRTPPESALRNGVRYEPAHAPLALPGDGPPLPALAGGTFLVTGGMGGIGLHVAEFLAAEGCAGLTLMGRTEPREGEARERLDRLASRCDLRIVRADVSDPDGLAGTLHGTGPFDGVFHVAGVLRDGLARTLTPDRIDEVFDPKISGVHALDAAFPPDARPGFFALFSSVAAVHGNLGQSGYAAANAYLDGYAARRRALGERWFSLGWGLWTVGMGEGIAEAAASRGIPALRADEGIALLRTALGLPPAHYILSAVPEQKDEQMTLVASEAGLWPSLSAILTKTLHLSDVSPEDSLLDLGLDSMMAVEVAAALAAQGVDVDPVTFFEHATVGELVRHLDARSGATATPAPVPDPVPAPPPATQAAPPTHPAPQSRPAPPHQAAPAPAPTAPTPPPAPRFVPDWDRFRQPEPSPAAPAPALFAPYPSPSHHPAPLHPSAAPTYPVAAQPHPRTAPTHPNTGPTHPGIAQAHPGTPPTPRRTLPGRLSDLPQGSFLDRRIDALSVEDRVVVAQDDYFYEPVIEEAEGSWIKFDGRWFLNLASYSYLGLVGHAYIDQQAQRALERHGTGAHGVRLLAGTLHLHRELELSLARFLGTEDAIVFSSGYMANVATVGALVGPDDVVIGDVYNHASILDGYRLSGAKVITYAHNDLADLERALRTAGDAGRLVVTDAVFSMDGDIADLPGIAALCERYDAPLMVDEAHSLGVLGATGRGITEHFGMDPARVPVKMGTLSKTIPSAGGYVAGSSDLVFALKNNARGWMFSAAVTPPQTAAAKAAIEVMEAAPGLAGELRLLTGRYRDKLRRLGFDTLASESPVVPILCSTAEQAQAMARLCQRDGLFVQPIVYPAVPRALPRLRTIVNLSHTDQDLDEALVTLEKAGRRVGLIA, encoded by the coding sequence GTGACCGGCCGCCGCTCCCGCCTCGGCGAGGACGACCCGGTCGTCCGCGACCACCGGGTCGGCGGGGTGCCCGTCCTGCCGGCCGCCGCGCAGATCGACGCCGTGCTCGGGCTCTGCGACACCACCCGCCCGGACAGCCGGTGGCAGCTGGACCAGGTGGCCTTCCTCGCGCCCCTCGCGCTCCCGGCCGCCGCGTCACGACCGGGACAGGGACCGGACGCAGGCCCCCGGGCGGGCGTCGAGGTCGAGGTCACCGTGGAGGACGCGGGCTGCGCGGTCCGCTCCCGCCCGCACGAGGACGCCGCCTGGGTGGTGCACAGCCGCGCCCGGGCGACCGGCCACGCCCTGCCGCCGCCCGACTACCTCGACGTGTCGGGCCTGCGCGCCGGGTGCGCGGAGGCGGTGCCGCTGTCCGAGGTCGACGCGTGGCGGGCGGCGAGCGGCATCACGTACGGACCGGCGTTCCGGGCGATCCGCTCGGTCCACCGGGGCCCCGGCCGGATCCTCGCCCTGCTGAGGGAGCCGGAGGACGCGTCGGGCGCGCGGCCGGCCGGCCACTTCGTGCCGCCCGCGCTGCTCGACAGCGTCTTCCAGTGCCTCGGCATGCTGGACGACGGCACGGCCGGGGCGTGCCTGCCGTGGTACGTGGGCCGGATCACCGCCCGTCGCCGGATCTCCGGCACCGTCCTGGCGCTGGTCGAGCGCACCGACGCCGGTGCCGGTGGCGGGGACGGTGCGGCGACGGGGACACCCGCCGCCGGGGTCGTACGGGGCCGGGCCACGGTCTGCAACCAGCAGGGCGAGATCCTACTGACGCTGGACCGGATCACCTTGAAGAGCGCGGGCCCGGCGCCCGGCCGGCCGCGCCCCGACGCCCCCACGCCCGAGGGCGCGGTGACCACCACCGTCTGGCAGGTGGCGGAACAGCACCCCTCGCCTGCCCGGCCAACCCCTCCCACCGGTCCGTCGCTCGTCGTGTCCGACCGGACCGGCGATCCACTGACGGACCGTCAAGAGGTGGTACACCTGGCCCCCGAGGACCTCTCCGAGGACCGCGTCGACGCCGTCCTCGCCGGGACCGCGTTCCGTGAGGTCGTCTACGTCGCCCCCCGCGGCCTCACCGAGGCCGGCGAGGCGCGGGCCGCCCTGCACGGCGTCTTCACCCTCGTCCGGCGCCTGGCGGCGCACCCGCCGATGCCCGACCTCACCTTTGTCACCCACACGGCCCAGAGCGTGACCGGGGACGAGCGGGTCGAACCGTTCCATACGGCGCTCTGGGGGCTCGCCCGCACCCTGCGGGCCGAGTACCCGCGCGCGTCCGTCCGGCTCGTGGACCTCGGCGGGGGCGACACCGGGCACGACACCGCCGTACCACCGCACCCGCTGGACACCCTGCCGCGCACACCCCCGGAATCGGCGCTGCGGAACGGCGTCCGGTACGAGCCGGCCCACGCCCCGCTCGCCCTCCCCGGCGACGGTCCGCCCCTGCCCGCCCTCGCCGGCGGGACGTTCCTCGTCACCGGGGGGATGGGCGGCATCGGACTGCACGTGGCCGAGTTCCTCGCGGCGGAGGGCTGCGCCGGGCTCACCCTGATGGGGAGGACCGAGCCGCGGGAGGGCGAGGCGCGCGAACGCCTCGACCGGCTCGCGTCCCGGTGCGACCTGCGGATCGTCCGCGCCGACGTGAGCGACCCGGACGGACTCGCCGGCACCCTGCACGGGACAGGCCCGTTCGACGGTGTGTTCCACGTGGCCGGTGTCCTGCGCGACGGCCTGGCCCGCACCCTGACCCCTGACCGGATCGACGAGGTCTTCGATCCCAAGATCAGCGGCGTGCACGCGCTGGACGCCGCCTTCCCGCCGGACGCGCGGCCCGGGTTCTTCGCGCTGTTCTCGTCCGTCGCGGCCGTCCACGGGAACCTCGGACAGAGCGGTTACGCCGCCGCCAACGCCTACCTCGACGGGTACGCGGCCCGCCGACGCGCCCTGGGCGAACGGTGGTTCAGCCTCGGCTGGGGCCTGTGGACCGTCGGCATGGGCGAGGGGATCGCCGAGGCCGCCGCGTCGCGCGGGATCCCGGCCCTGCGCGCCGACGAGGGAATCGCCCTGCTCCGTACGGCCCTCGGCCTGCCCCCCGCGCACTACATCCTGTCCGCCGTTCCCGAACAGAAGGACGAACAGATGACTCTCGTGGCCTCCGAAGCCGGGTTGTGGCCGTCGCTCTCCGCGATCCTGACGAAGACCCTCCACCTGAGCGACGTGTCCCCGGAGGACAGCCTGCTGGACCTGGGCCTCGACTCGATGATGGCGGTGGAGGTGGCGGCCGCGCTCGCCGCCCAGGGCGTGGACGTCGACCCCGTGACCTTCTTCGAGCACGCCACGGTGGGCGAGTTGGTCAGGCACCTGGACGCGAGGAGCGGCGCGACCGCCACGCCCGCGCCCGTACCGGACCCCGTCCCCGCCCCGCCGCCCGCGACCCAGGCCGCCCCGCCGACGCACCCCGCTCCCCAGTCCCGGCCCGCACCCCCGCACCAGGCCGCACCCGCGCCGGCCCCGACCGCACCCACCCCGCCGCCGGCCCCGCGCTTCGTCCCCGACTGGGACCGTTTCCGGCAGCCCGAGCCGTCCCCGGCGGCCCCCGCGCCCGCCCTGTTCGCCCCGTACCCCTCGCCCTCACACCACCCCGCACCGCTCCACCCCTCCGCCGCACCGACCTACCCGGTCGCCGCACAGCCCCACCCGCGCACCGCCCCGACCCACCCCAACACGGGACCCACCCACCCCGGCATCGCACAGGCCCACCCCGGCACCCCGCCGACCCCGCGCCGGACCCTGCCCGGACGGCTGTCCGACCTCCCCCAGGGGTCGTTCCTCGACCGCCGCATCGACGCGCTCTCCGTCGAGGACCGGGTGGTGGTCGCCCAGGACGACTACTTCTACGAGCCCGTGATCGAGGAGGCCGAGGGCTCCTGGATCAAGTTCGACGGCAGGTGGTTCCTCAACCTCGCCTCGTACAGCTACCTCGGGCTCGTCGGCCACGCGTACATCGACCAGCAGGCGCAGCGCGCGCTGGAGCGGCACGGCACGGGCGCCCACGGTGTGCGCCTCCTCGCCGGCACCCTGCACCTGCACCGCGAACTGGAGCTGTCCCTCGCCCGTTTCCTCGGCACCGAGGACGCCATCGTCTTCTCCAGCGGCTACATGGCGAACGTGGCGACGGTCGGCGCGCTCGTCGGCCCGGACGACGTCGTCATCGGCGACGTCTACAACCACGCCAGCATCCTGGACGGTTACCGCCTGTCCGGCGCGAAGGTCATCACCTACGCGCACAACGACCTCGCCGACCTGGAACGCGCCCTGCGCACGGCGGGCGACGCGGGGCGGCTCGTCGTCACCGACGCCGTGTTCAGCATGGACGGGGACATCGCCGACCTGCCCGGGATCGCCGCGCTGTGCGAGCGGTACGACGCCCCGCTGATGGTCGACGAGGCACACAGCCTCGGCGTGCTCGGCGCCACCGGCCGCGGCATCACCGAGCACTTCGGCATGGACCCCGCGCGGGTCCCGGTGAAGATGGGCACGCTCTCCAAGACGATCCCGAGCGCGGGCGGTTACGTCGCCGGGTCGAGCGACCTCGTCTTCGCGCTGAAGAACAACGCGCGCGGCTGGATGTTCTCCGCGGCCGTCACACCGCCCCAGACGGCGGCGGCCAAGGCGGCGATCGAGGTCATGGAGGCGGCGCCGGGGCTCGCCGGCGAACTGCGGCTCCTCACCGGCCGCTACCGCGACAAGCTGCGCCGCCTCGGCTTCGACACGCTCGCCAGCGAGTCGCCCGTCGTGCCGATTCTCTGCTCGACGGCCGAACAGGCCCAGGCCATGGCACGCCTGTGCCAGCGCGACGGCCTGTTCGTCCAGCCGATCGTCTACCCGGCCGTCCCGCGCGCACTGCCCCGGCTGCGCACGATCGTCAACCTCAGCCACACCGACCAGGACCTGGACGAGGCACTGGTGACGCTGGAGAAGGCCGGCCGCCGCGTCGGCCTCATCGCCTGA